A segment of the Zingiber officinale cultivar Zhangliang chromosome 8B, Zo_v1.1, whole genome shotgun sequence genome:
AATAACGGCTACGTTGTTCACATATTCAGTGAGCCATAGTTTATCTCCTTAATGGTCACAGATAATCTAGAATCGGGAATCGTCCGGAGTCAGGGGCACTACGAAGTCGGAGATCACTCGAAATCAAGAGCGTCATGGAGTCGAGGTTGCTTGGAGTCGAATTGCATGAAGTTGGGGTTACATGGAGTCATGGCTGCTTGGAGTGGGAGATGGTCCAGCAGGAGTGATACGGAGTACCGCAGAATCAAGAACAGCTGTCGGTTGACTTTGACCGTTATCTAAACAAAACTATTTATTTTCTTGGCCACGTGACACCCTATTACCTTCCGCATCAACTTCTATAAGCACGTAACCCTTGGTTCCGTCTCTATCATCTAAAATGTAAGAAGTAATCACAAAGACCTACCCTTTTCTAAGCAAACCGGCACAAATACAAATGGCAACGGAACGTACGGGAAATCGATCTCCGGACGGGTATCGCCATCATCCAGAGCAGACACGAGGGACCGGGATGCGTCGGAGAGGAGAACCTTGTAAGATCTTAGCCTGTAGACAGCCACGCCAGCTCTAGAATACTCGGCTGCCGTCTCGCTGGGGCAGTTCCGGAGGTTGGCGTGCGGCCTCAGCGTGAGGCACTACGGAGAAGAGGACGCGAAGGAGCGGAGTGGGGGAGGAGAATTGAAGCAGACCGAGAGATCCGGCGGCCAAAAGAGAAGGAGGAGGCCGGAGGGTGAGGAGGAGCAGAGAAGAGTGATGAAGCGGGCATGGGAGGAGCAGTCCGAGTGGAAGGGAAGGTGAGCTTTGAAGCCATGGCGTTCTGGTCCTCGCTCCGCCACGTGGACAAAAAAACTAACTCGGAGATCATCCTGGTCCGGTCGAGCCAAGCCCAAAAACAGTCATGTGGGCCATTCACCGTATCGGCATAAAAATAAAAGAAGTATTTTATTTGGAGTAAATGCTCTTCATCTTTTCTCAAATATTCAAATTTAGGTTTATTTGGGAGGACGAAATAAAACAAGTCAGTATTATACTGGAACAGTATGAAGAAAGAAAATGATTATTAATCTCTCAGCAAGGAGATTGAACTTCAAGCAAAAATAAAAACCTGTGAATCTGATTTCTTTGTTGGATATTAAAAGATCTACAACATTCTATCTGTCAATCCTTCTGGTGCACAATCACTAAGACAAGGATGCAATGTATGCATTCACTTTCTCGTTCATGCTCCTCGACAAAAACTTCATGCAAATGGGTGGATTCACGTTAGCAAGAGCAAGCACCGATTGCGGAAGAGTCCATATCCCATCGCCACATATCAGACCTGAAGCCACTGCTGGACCAAATGCATCTGCTTTGGCCTTGTTGATCTTCTGCCAGATGAACAAAACCAAGCTTCCTAGACACATGTCAATGGCAAAGTAGCATCCCAAGGAGAATGGTATTGCCATCGCAATTGGAAGAGGTATAAAGCTTGCAATCTTCTCCcccacgatgtctcgtattgcaTTGATGACGATCGCGGCAGCAAAGAAAATGAAGCAGAGAGTGAGGCAGTGTTTTGGCAGTGATGAGAAGCCGTCAACTCCCATTACAGCCATGTTACGGTAAACAATAGCACTGGCTGAAGGGTATTCTGATCCAGGCAGGCCGATGTCTTTGAACGCATTCAGTAACAACCAGAAGACCGAAGGAGCAATCACACAGCCCATGGCTGTGCCGATCACTTGACTAATAAACATGGACCTGGGAGAGGCCAGAGTCAAGTACCCTGTCTTGAAGTCCTGCATGAGGTCGGATGCAGTGGACACGATGCTCATCATGACACCACAAGCAGCAAGGCCTGCAAGAATACCGCCGTGGGAAGCACCGGCCCACGCACCGATGATCAAAATCGCAAGCTTCCCATAAGTTGAGGCGAGCGACCAGTCAGTAAGGCCTGCGCCATAGGCATTGCAGAATGCCAGCACCGGTGCAAATATGTAGAGCACCAACACATGGTACCACTTCAGTTGTGGATAAATGTGGGGTATTGCGACAATGGAGATAACTGCAACAGCTATGTAACCTCCATAAGCAATTGGCTTTGGGATTTGGTCGCTGAGAAAGAGTTCGGTCCGACGCTTATCGTCGAAGGAAACAGGTGATGTATCATAAGCTGAAGGGCCATCAGAAAACACCTGTGCATTCACAGAGTTTTTGTTCTTGATTTCAGACACTAAGGCGATTATGGTCTTGCCGAAAACTTTGAACAAGTTGTAGAGTCCATCTCCCAGGATCGAGGCAATAGCTATAAAGACCTGGAAAATAGTACATGCAAAAGCATAAATTGTAAGAGACTGTTCTAACTTCAAAAACAATGATTAAACTTGATTTAATTAGGACAAACGCATGATACTTAATGGACCAAAATGCATGATCATCTGTTTGACCAGCCATCTTCAGGAATCTGAGTAAAAGAGAAACAATACCCGGTAACCATGCAAACCATGAAGACTGGATTGGGGGAGATCAGCTGGATACCAGCTTCCTTTCTTAGCATCTATAAGAGGCCACATAATTCCCCACGAGAGGATGCCACCCAAGAGAACAGATACGTTCACAAGGTAGGGAGAAATCATCCCAACCCCAACATAAGTAGCCGAAAAATCAATATAAAACCTGCAAGGTGTGAATTCATGATGTCGACAAGAAGTAATCCCCTGTGTTTTCAGCATTAATTCTCTTTCAAAAGTAAACACTATACTAGGAAGATTAAATTTACAGAGACTCGCATTTATAAAATTCATCCATACTTGTTTTGGTATGCTTCGAGGCCTAATGTAGGGAATGAAGCAAATCCACAATTGTCTCCAGCAGTGTAGAACCACTGGAAGAAGCCCCACAGAAAGCTGCACACAAAAAACTTCCCCAACATTTTCACCTGTTTCCTGCAAAAAATTTACAGTTTTCTGACATAACCTCGATGAGAAATCAGAAAGCATAATTTTAAGATTGTCATACTTCACTAGCTTAGCTCCACTAGGAGTATGGAAGCTGTTGATAAGGTGTGCTGTTGCAGTTCCAGTAGGATAGGTCAGTTTGTAGTCAATGATCATGATCTAAGAACAACCTTTCGATTAGCATACAAACATAAAACATGGTCCAAATACAATATTTTCTACTTGAATGAGGTTTTGcagggaaaatttttaaaatagatataaacagtaaagttattacaaaaataggtaaaattaaaactttttacaAATATAGGTGAGAGGTGCTCatatccgggatttaaatcccggttcttttttttttaatttattttattaaattccgGGATTTAAATTCCGGATATGATGAatatccgggatttaaatcccggatatAAACAATTATTacgaatttaaatttttttacaaaataaaacttaagcATGAAAAAAGCAATAAGgtgttcaaaaaataaaaaaaaaataccgggatttaaatttttttataaaataaaacttaagcaTGAAAAAAGTGAtatgttcaaaaaatttaaaaaaaattatccggatttaaattttttttacaaaataaaacttaagcATGAAAAAAACAATatgttcaaaaaattttaaaaaaattaccgggatttaaatcccggtaattcatcatatccgggatttaaatcccggaatTTAAAAAgaaccgggatttaaatcccggatatGAGCACCTCTCACCtatatttgtaaaaaattttaattttacctatttttgtaataactttactgtttatacttattttaaaaatttccccgGTTTTGCACCACTGGACTAATTATTAATTGTGGATTGAAAGACTTATGCACGAGAAACTGATCATTCATTGGCCAAACGTGCTAAGTTAGATACAATACCTTTCTCATGGGTACAAGGGAGAACAACCCTGGGAGACTAACAATAAAGAGGAATCCAATCATCCATCCAAGCTTAGGATTCTTTATGTTCTGTGCATAATTAGCTTCTGTTGATCGCGTGGCAATCGCTTCACTCATGGCAAACAGGTAAGTTCCAAACCCCCCTGCTCATGTAAGTCTGTAAGATATCAATTCAGCTAATAGCCTAACATTTCTATCACAAATgactaaaaataaataagtagAGAAAATACAACAATCACTGGAGTCATACATTGATCGGAGTTGTAGAATAACATTTATGGAAGAAACTAGTTTGTTTAACACAACCATCAGCCTCATAAAGAAAACTTTGTATGATTCATCAAACTtgcagaatttttttttctctctcagaCACTTGCAGAATAACTCGAAATCAATGtaaatagaaataggaaattgtgATCTGAGAAAAAAGAAAAGGGGAGGGAAAACGATAAT
Coding sequences within it:
- the LOC122013793 gene encoding probable metal-nicotianamine transporter YSL14, translating into MGAVEGEELEWKSTIEENPEGGGGGGAARRRRRGRSDSDEEEATAASVEREFDGKPVPTWREQLTVRAFAVSLLLGVLFSVIVIKLSLTTGVVPSLNVSAGLLGFFFVKTWTAALARAGLLHRPFTRQENTVVQACVVATSGIASSGGFGTYLFAMSEAIATRSTEANYAQNIKNPKLGWMIGFLFIVSLPGLFSLVPMRKIMIIDYKLTYPTGTATAHLINSFHTPSGAKLVKKQVKMLGKFFVCSFLWGFFQWFYTAGDNCGFASFPTLGLEAYQNKFYIDFSATYVGVGMISPYLVNVSVLLGGILSWGIMWPLIDAKKGSWYPADLPQSSLHGLHGYRVFIAIASILGDGLYNLFKVFGKTIIALVSEIKNKNSVNAQVFSDGPSAYDTSPVSFDDKRRTELFLSDQIPKPIAYGGYIAVAVISIVAIPHIYPQLKWYHVLVLYIFAPVLAFCNAYGAGLTDWSLASTYGKLAILIIGAWAGASHGGILAGLAACGVMMSIVSTASDLMQDFKTGYLTLASPRSMFISQVIGTAMGCVIAPSVFWLLLNAFKDIGLPGSEYPSASAIVYRNMAVMGVDGFSSLPKHCLTLCFIFFAAAIVINAIRDIVGEKIASFIPLPIAMAIPFSLGCYFAIDMCLGSLVLFIWQKINKAKADAFGPAVASGLICGDGIWTLPQSVLALANVNPPICMKFLSRSMNEKVNAYIASLS